Proteins encoded by one window of Arabidopsis thaliana chromosome 2, partial sequence:
- the SUVR5 gene encoding histone-lysine N-methyltransferase SUVR5 (nucleic acid binding;sequence-specific DNA binding transcription factors;zinc ion binding; FUNCTIONS IN: sequence-specific DNA binding transcription factor activity, zinc ion binding, nucleic acid binding; INVOLVED IN: chromatin modification; LOCATED IN: nucleus, intracellular; EXPRESSED IN: 22 plant structures; EXPRESSED DURING: 13 growth stages; CONTAINS InterPro DOMAIN/s: Zinc finger, C2H2-like (InterPro:IPR015880), SET domain (InterPro:IPR001214), Pre-SET zinc-binding sub-group (InterPro:IPR003606), Post-SET domain (InterPro:IPR003616), Pre-SET domain (InterPro:IPR007728), Zinc finger, C2H2-type (InterPro:IPR007087); BEST Arabidopsis thaliana protein match is: SU(VAR)3-9 homolog 5 (TAIR:AT2G35160.1); Has 5962 Blast hits to 5734 proteins in 461 species: Archae - 0; Bacteria - 386; Metazoa - 2995; Fungi - 515; Plants - 1025; Viruses - 0; Other Eukaryotes - 1041 (source: NCBI BLink).) has product MEVKMDELVLDVDVEEATGSELLVKSEPEADLNAVKSSTDLVTVTGPIGKNGEGESSPSEPKWLQQDEPIALWVKWRGKWQAGIRCAKADWPLTTLRGKPTHDRKKYCVIFFPHTKNYSWADMQLVRSINEFPDPIAYKSHKIGLKLVKDLTAARRYIMRKLTVGMFNIVDQFPSEVVSEAARDIIIWKEFAMEATRSTSYHDLGIMLVKLHSMILQRYMDPIWLENSFPLWVQKCNNAVNAESIELLNEWNEVKSLSESPMQPMLLSEWKTWKHDIAKWFSISRRGVGEIAQPDSKSVFNSDVQASRKRPKLEIRRAETTNATHMESDTSPQGLSAIDSEFFSSRGNTNSPETMKEENPVMNTPENGLDLWDGIVVEAGGSQFMKTKETNGLSHPQDQHINESVLKKPFGSGNKSQQCIAFIESKGRQCVRWANEGDVYCCVHLASRFTTKSMKNEGSPAVEAPMCGGVTVLGTKCKHRSLPGFLYCKKHRPHTGMVKPDDSSSFLVKRKVSEIMSTLETNQCQDLVPFGEPEGPSFEKQEPHGATSFTEMFEHCSQEDNLCIGSCSENSYISCSEFSTKHSLYCEQHLPNWLKRARNGKSRIISKEVFVDLLRGCLSREEKLALHQACDIFYKLFKSVLSLRNSVPMEVQIDWAKTEASRNADAGVGEFLMKLVSNERERLTRIWGFATGADEEDVSLSEYPNRLLAITNTCDDDDDKEKWSFSGFACAICLDSFVRRKLLEIHVEERHHVQFAEKCMLLQCIPCGSHFGDKEQLLVHVQAVHPSECKSLTVASECNLTNGEFSQKPEAGSSQIVVSQNNENTSGVHKFVCKFCGLKFNLLPDLGRHHQAEHMGPSLVGSRGPKKGIRFNTYRMKSGRLSRPNKFKKSLGAVSYRIRNRAGVNMKRRMQGSKSLGTEGNTEAGVSPPLDDSRNFDGVTDAHCSVVSDILLSKVQKAKHRPNNLDILSAARSACCRVSVETSLEAKFGDLPDRIYLKAAKLCGEQGVQVQWHQEGYICSNGCKPVKDPNLLHPLIPRQENDRFGIAVDAGQHSNIELEVDECHCIMEAHHFSKRPFGNTAVLCKDISFGKESVPICVVDDDLWNSEKPYEMPWECFTYVTNSILHPSMDLVKENLQLRCSCRSSVCSPVTCDHVYLFGNDFEDARDIYGKSMRCRFPYDGKQRIILEEGYPVYECNKFCGCSRTCQNRVLQNGIRAKLEVFRTESKGWGLRACEHILRGTFVCEYIGEVLDQQEANKRRNQYGNGDCSYILDIDANINDIGRLMEEELDYAIDATTHGNISRFINHSCSPNLVNHQVIVESMESPLAHIGLYASMDIAAGEEITRDYGRRPVPSEQENEHPCHCKATNCRGLLS; this is encoded by the exons ATGGAAGTTAAAATGGATGAGTTGGTTCTTGACGTGGATGTTGAGGAAGCAACAGGTAGTGAGTTGTTGGTGAAATCTGAGCCGGAGGCTGATTTAAATGCGGTGAAGTCTAGTACCGATTTAGTCACGGTTACCGGACCTATTGGTAAAAATGGCGAAGGCGAGTCGTCACCTTCTGAGCCTAAATGGCTGCAACAAGATGAACCAATAGCTTTGTGGGTGAAG TGGAGAGGTAAATGGCAAGCTGGAATAAGATGTGCGAAAGCGGACTGGCCATTGACGACTTTAAGAGGCAAACCAACTCATGATAGGAAGAAGTAttgtgtgattttttttccgcATACGAAAAATTACTCGTGGGCGGATATGCAGCTTGTTCGATCCATCAATGAGTTTCCTGATCCTATTGCTTATAAGTCTCACAAGATTGGACTTAAGTTAGTTAAAGATTTAACTGCTGCTAGACGCTATATTATGCGGAAGCTTACAGTTGGGATGTTCAATATAGTTGACCAGTTCCCTTCAGAG GTTGTTTCTGAAGCAGCTAGGGATATTATAATCTGGAAAGAATTTGCAATGGAAGCTACTAGAAGCACAAGTTATCATGATCTTGGGATAATGCTTGTGAAGCTTCATAGC ATGATTTTGCAACGATACATGGATCCAATCTGGCTTGAGAACTCGTTTCCTTTGTGGGTACAAAAATGTAACAATGCAGTGAATGCAGAGAGTATTGAATTGCTGAATGAG TGGAATGAAGTCAAATCACTTTCTGAGTCTCCAATGCAACCAATGTTGTTGTCAGAATGGAAAACGTGGAAGCATGACATTGCAAAATGGTTCTCTATATCTCGCCGTGGTGTTGGCGAAATAGCACAGCCGGATAGTAAAAGTGTGTTTAACTCAGATGTCCAGGCTAGTCGTAAAAGACCAAAACTTGAGATTCGACGTGCAGAGACAACAAATGCAACACATATGGAGTCTGATACTTCGCCACAAGGATTATCTGCAATTGACTCAGAGTTTTTCAGTTCTCGAGGCAACACAAATTCTCCTGAGAcgatgaaagaagaaaatcctGTAATGAATACACCAGAGAATGGTTTGGATCTATGGGATGGCATTGTTGTTGAAGCAGGTGGTTCACAGTTCatgaagacaaaagaaactaATGGACTGTCTCACCCGCAAGACCAACATATAAATGAATCAGTTCTGAAGAAACCATTTGGTTCGGGAAATAAGAGTCAGCAATGCATAGCTTTCATTGAATCGAAAGGAAGGCAATGTGTGAGGTGGGCGAATGAAGGTGATGTTTATTGTTGCGTGCATTTAGCTTCTCGTTTCACCACAAAATCTATGAAGAACGAGGGCTCTCCTGCTGTTGAAGCACCTATGTGCGGAGGGGTTACTGTTCTTGGTACCAAATGCAAGCACCGATCTCTACCCGGGTTTTTGTACTGCAAGAAACACCGTCCTCATACAGGGATGGTGAAACCTGatgattcttcatcttttctgGTGAAGAGAAAGGTATCGGAAATTATGTCAACATTAGAAACAAATCAATGTCAAGATTTGGTGCCGTTTGGAGAACCAGAAGGTCCATCTTTTGAGAAACAGGAGCCCCATGGAGCCACGAGCTTCACGGAGATGTTTGAACATTGTAGCCAAGAGGATAACTTGTGTATAGGTTCTTGCTCAGAAAACAGCTATATTTCTTGCAGTGAGTTCTCGACAAAGCACTCGTTATACTGTGAACAGCACCTTCCTAACTGGCTTAAGCGTGCAAGGAATGGTAAGAGTCGAATAATATCGAAGGAAGTGTTTGTAGATCTCTTAAGGGGTTGTTTATCGCGTGAGGAAAAGTTGGCTCTACATCAAGCTTGTGATATTTTCTACAAGCTCTTCAAAAGTGTCTTATCGTTAAGAAACTCTGTCCCAATGGAAGTACAGATCGACTGGGCGAAAACAGAAGCTTCAAGAAACGCTGACGCTGGAGTTGGAGAATTCTTGATGAAGTTGGTATCcaatgaaagagagagattaacTAGGATATGGGGTTTCGCTACTGGtgctgatgaagaagatgtatCATTATCAGAATATCCTAATCGACTACTTGCCATCACCAATAcctgtgatgatgatgatgataaagagaaATGGTCGTTTAGTGGATTTGCTTGTGCTATTTGCTTAGATTCTTTTGTGAGAAGAAAGCTTTTGGAAATTCATGTGGAGGAGCGACATCACGTGCAGTTTGCGGAAAAGTGTATGCTTCTTCAGTGTATTCCTTGTGGCAGCCATTTTGGAGATAAAGAACAGTTGCTGGTACATGTGCAAGCTGTGCATCCTTCTGAGTGCAAATCGCTAACCGTTGCTTCTGAATGCAATTTGACTAATGGTGAGTTTTCTCAGAAACCTGAAGCAGGCAGTTCACAAATTGTTGTGAGCCAAAACAACGAGAATACAAGCGGCGTACATAAATTTGTTTGCAAGTTCTGTGGGCTGAAATTCAATTTATTACCTGACCTTGGCCGTCACCATCAAGCTGAACACATGGGACCGAGTCTAGTTGGCTCTCGTGGTCCGAAGAAAGGAATAAGGTTTAATACATATAGGATGAAATCTGGTAGGCTTAGTCGTccaaataaattcaaaaaaagtCTTGGAGCTGTCTCATATAGGATTAGAAATAGGGCTGGTGTAAATATGAAGAGGAGGATGCAAGGTTCTAAATCGCTCGGCACAGAAGGAAACACTGAAGCTGGAGTATCGCCGCCTCTGGATGATAGTAGAAACTTTGATGGCGTAACAGATGCTCATTGCTCTGTGGTTTCGGATATATTGTTGTCAAAGGTTCAGAAAGCAAAACATCGCCCCAATAACCTCGATATCCTGTCTGCTGCTCGATCAGCTTGCTGTAGGGTGAGCGTTGAGACCTCTTTGGAGGCTAAATTCGGTGATTTGCCTGACCGGATATATCTCAAGGCAGCAAAACTTTGCGGTGAGCAAGGTGTACAAGTGCAATGGCATCAGGAAGGATACATATGCTCTAACGGATGTAAGCCTGTTAAAGACCCAAATCTTCTACATCCCTTGATCCCGCGACAAGAGAATGATCGATTCGGGATAGCTGTGGACGCTGGACAACATTCTAATATTGAGTTGGAAGTTGATGAGTGCCATTGTATCATGGAGGCTCATCATTTTAGTAAGAGACCGTTTGGAAACACTGCGGTTTTGTGCAAGGACATCAGCTTTGGTAAGGAATCAGTTCCAATTTGTGTCGTCGATGATGATCTTTGGAATTCTGAAAAACCGTATGAGATGCCTTGGGAATGCTTTACTTATGTTACAAACTCAATTCTTCATCCGTCAATGGATCTTGTAAAGGAG AATCTGCAACTCAGGTGTAGCTGTCGCAGTTCAGTGTGCTCGCCTGTAACTTGTGATCACGTATACCTTTTCGGTAACGATTTTGAGGACGCTAGAGACATATATGGAAAATCCATGAGGTGTAGATTCCCATATGATGGCAAACAACGTATCATCTTGGAg GAGGGTTATCCTGTTTATGAATGCAATAAGTTCTGTGGATGCTCTAGAACATGTCAGAATCGGGTTTTGCAGAATGGAATTCGCGCGAAACTAGAAGTTTTTAGAACTGAAAGCAAG GGATGGGGATTGCGAGCTTGTGAACATATACTGCGTGGCACATTTGTTTGCGAATACATCGGGGAGGTTCTTGATCAGCAAGAAGCAAACAAGAGGCGAAACCA GTATGGAAATGGAGATTGCAGCTACATACTGGACATTGACGCTAATATCAACGACATAGGTAGATTGATGGAAGAAGAGCTCGATTATGCTATTGATGCTACTACTCATGGCAACATCTCTCGATTCATCAATCACAG CTGCTCACCAAATCTCGTTAATCACCAAGTTATTGTGGAAAGCATGGAGTCCCCGCTCGCTCATATCGGTCTATACGCCAGTATGGAT ATAGCTGCAGGAGAAGAGATCACCCGAGACTATGGACGCAGACCGGTACCATCTGAACAAGAAAATGAGCATCCATGCCATTGTAAAGCAACTAATTGCAGAGGTCTCTTAAGTTAG